The following coding sequences are from one Capsicum annuum cultivar UCD-10X-F1 chromosome 3, UCD10Xv1.1, whole genome shotgun sequence window:
- the LOC107864222 gene encoding protein unc-13 homolog, producing MMAPTTTSNSMMQHHGHANTIGEDVASVDIDLMCPFENIDGLHRDHFRDAAYEIFFTACRSSPGFGSRTALSYHSPSEGGDGSGSGVGSTSPGSPVKPSGVGMAVTSKVKTALGLKMLKRSRSRRASSYGGNPSSPPSSGGGGTSPKVAFTVPSHGTRARRPMTSAEIMRRQMRVSEQSDSRLRKTLMRTLVGQMGRRAETIILPLELLRHLKPSEFSDSHEYHQWQKRQFRILEAGLLLHPSLPVEKSNTFAKRFREIIRSAETKAIDTGKNSETMRALCNSVVSLAWRTVDGSATDICHWADGFPLNVHIYTALLSSIFDMKDDTMVLDEVDELLELMKKTWVILGVNKSLHNLCFTWVLFEQYIVTGQVEPDLLGAAMIMLSTEVANDAKKVDREPFFVKMLANVLISMREWSEKRLVNYHESCNKGGAGMLENNLPLFFAATKILEEDIPGYTSDESEKVNELADDSAGNKVCYFIRSSMRDSFAKMLEEINIDGASFELEEVSQTLIKLAYEAEELAAKENVTFSPILKKWHPNAAGVAAVALHSCYGTLLKQYLTGATLLTNQTVLVLQKAGKLEKILIQMVVEDSDECEDGGKAIVREMVPYEVDSIIMNLLRKWIQERLKKGKEIIMRAKETETWNPKSKTEPYAQSAVDLMRHAKETVETFFEIPMAISDDLVGDLADGFKHLFKEYVTFVTSCGSKQSYIPTLPPLTRCSQDSRFSRLWKFAVCSVGEDEQNRHIADEGNHPRLSTSRGTQRLYIRLNTLHYFLLQLHSLDKTLSISSKIVPSSRSRHNKNRQIGSYSYFDHTRSAIQAAVQHVSEVASYRLIFFDSHSVFYGNLYVRDVENTRIRPALKALKQNLTLLCAILTDKAQPLALKEVMKASFESYLMVLLAGGSKRIFSRADHGIIEEDFESLKRLFCTCGEGLIVEDVVDTEAETVEGVIALMGQSTEQLVEDFSIVACEASGMGIVGSGQKLPMPPTTGRWNRSDPNTILRVVCHRNDKAANQFLKNTFQLAKRRPY from the exons atgatggcacctactacgACCAGCAACAGCATGATGCAACATCATGGCCATGCAAATACTATTGGCGAAGATGTTGCATCCGTTGACATTGACCTAATGTGTCCTTTCGAAAACATTGATGGTCTTCATCGTGACCATTTTCGTGATGCGGCTTACGAGATATTCTTCACAGCATGTAGGTCATCCCCAGGGTTTGGGAGTAGGACAGCTCTATCATATCATAGTCCGTCGGAAGGAGGAGATGGAAGTGGATCCGGGGTTGGATCTACCAGCCCCGGATCCCCGGTGAAGCCATCCGGGGTGGGGATGGCCGTTACAAGTAAGGTGAAAACCGCGTTAGGGTTGAAAATGCTGAAGAGGTCACGGTCACGTAGGGCTAGCTCTTATGGGGGCAACCCTTCGTCACCACCCAGCTCTGGGGGTGGTGGCACGAGTCCCAAGGTGGCATTCACCGTGCCCTCGCACGGTACGAGGGCACGGAGGCCAATGACATCGGCTGAGATTATGAGGCGGCAAATGCGGGTGTCAGAACAAAGTGATAGTAGGCTACGTAAAACTCTTATGAGAACTCTTGTTGGCCAA ATGGGAAGACGAGCAGAGACAATTATCTTACCATTAGAGCTATTACGCCACCTTAAACCATCCGAATTCAGCGATTCTCACGAGTACCATCAATGGCAAAAACGCCAGTTCAGGATCCTAGAAGCAGGCCTTCTCCTTCACCCTTCACTTCCAGTAGAAAAATCAAACACATTCGCGAAACGCTTCAGAGAGATCATCAGATCAGCTGAAACTAAAGCCATTGACACTGGCAAGAATTCGGAGACAATGAGAGCACTGTGCAATTCAGTAGTTTCCTTAGCCTGGAGAACCGTTGATGGCTCAGCAACTGATATTTGTCATTGGGCTGATGGATTCCCTTTAAATGTACATATTTATACTGCTCTTTTATCCTCTATTTTCGACATGAAAGACGATACAATGGTTCTTGATGAAGTCGACGAGCTTCTTGAATTGATGAAGAAGACATGGGTAATTTTGGGTGTCAACAAATCACTTCATAACTTGTGTTTCACTTGGGTGTTATTCGAACAGTACATTGTCACCGGACAAGTTGAGCCTGATCTTCTTGGCGCCGCGATGATCATGCTGAGTACTGAAGTTGCTAATGATGCTAAGAAAGTGGATAGGGAGCCTTTTTTTGTTAAGATGTTGGCAAATGTGTTGATATCTATGAGGGAATGGTCAGAGAAAAGATTGGTTAATTACCATGAAAGTTGCAATAAAGGAGGTGCTGGAATGTTGGAGAATAATCTTCCTCTGTTCTTCGCGGCCACGAAGATATTAGAGGAAGATATTCCGGGCTATACATCTGACGAATCTGAGAAAGTTAACGAACTCGCGGATGATTCAGCTGGAAATAAAGTCTGTTACTTCATCCGTTCGTCCATGAGGGATTCATTCGCTAAG ATGTTGGAAGAAATAAACATAGATGGTGCAAGTTTTGAATTGGAAGAAGTGAGCCAAACACTAATTAAGTTAGCCTATGAAGCTGAAGAATTAGCAGCTAAGGAGAATGTTACTTTCAGCCCTATACTCAAGAAGTGGCATCCTAATGCAGCAGGAGTAGCAGCTGTGGCATTACATTCTTGCTATGGAACTTTGTTGAAGCAATACCTCACGGGCGCGACTTTGCTCACAAATCAAACAGTTTTGGTATTGCAGAAGGCtggaaaacttgaaaaaattttaaTCCAAATGGTCGTGGAGGATTCGGATGAATGTGAGGATGGAGGCAAAGCCATAGTGAGAGAAATGGTTCCATATGAAGTTGATTCAATCATAATGAATCTATTAAGGAAATGGATTCAAGAAAGGTTGAAGAAAGGGAAAGAGATTATTATGAGGGCAAAAGAAACCGAA ACATGGAATCCAAAATCGAAAACTGAACCATATGCACAATCAGCAGTTGATCTTATGAGACATGCCAAGGAAACTGtggaaactttctttgaaattcCAATGGCCATATCAGATGACCTAGTAGGGGATCTTGCTGATGGCTTTAAGCATTTATTCAAAGAGTATGTTACCTTTGTCACATCCTGTG GGTCAAAACAAAGCTACATTCCTACACTCCCTCCTCTAACAAGATGTAGCCAAGATTCAAGGTTTTCCAGACTGTGGAAATTTGCTGTTTGCAGTGTAGGAGAAGATGAACAAAATCGTCATATAGCAGATGAAGGCAATCATCCCCGCCTTTCAACAAGCCGAGGGACTCAACGCTTATATATAAGGCTAAACACTTTGCATTACTTTCTTCTCCAACTCCATTCCCTTGATAAAACTCTATCAATCTCCTCGAAAATTGTCCCTTCTTCAAGAAGTCGTCACAACAAGAATAGACAGATAGGGAGCTACTCTTACTTTGATCACACGCGTTCAGCCATCCAAGCAGCTGTACAACATGTATCAGAAGTTGCTTCTTATCGTCTAATTTTCTTCGATTCTCACTCTGTATTCTACGGTAACCTCTACGTCAGGGACGTTGAGAACACACGTATACGACCAGCATTAAAGGCACTCAAACAAAACCTGACTCTTTTATGCGCGATTCTCACTGACAAGGCTCAACCATTGGCCTTAAAAGAAGTGATGAAGGCTTCTTTCGAGTCCTATCTCATGGTTTTACTAGCAGGAGGAAGCAAGAGAATCTTTTCGAGAGCCGATCATGGGATAATAGAAGAGGACTTTGAGAGCCTAAAGAGGTTGTTTTGTACTTGTGGTGAAGGATTGATAGTAGAGGATGTTGTGGACACAGAAGCTGAAACGGTCGAGGGGGTGATCGCTCTAATGGGGCAATCAACTGAGCAATTGGTTGAAGATTTCAGCATTGTGGCTTGTGAAGCTAGTGGAATGGGAATTGTGGGATCAGGACAGAAACTACCTATGCCACCAACAACAGGAAGATGGAACAGATCAGATCCCAATACAATCTTGAGGGTAGTTTGTCATAGAAATGACAAAGCTGCTAATCAATTCTTGAAGAACACATTCCAATTAGCAAAGAGGAGGCCATATTGA
- the LOC107864223 gene encoding protein NRT1/ PTR FAMILY 5.2 isoform X2 has protein sequence MWMKMDMMMDTQKMELWISKAILFLDQRQVDGKLVLSLLGMSLLTLAVSIHGLKPPPCANPTATDCKKASTLQLAVFFGALYTLAVGTGGTKPNISTIGADQFDEFHPKEKSQKLSFFNWWMFSIFLGTLFANTVLVYIQDNVGWSLGYGLPTLGLAISIMIFLAGSAFYRHKKPRGSPFTRMARVVIAALRKWNVQVPSDPKELYELDLGEYTKNGKVRIDSTPTLRFLNKACVKVDTTDPWMLCSVTQVEETKQMLRMIPILVATFIPSTMIAQINTLFVKQGTTLKRNIGNFNIPPASLGAFVTISLLVSVVLYDRFFMKLAKRLTKNPRGINILQRMGIGMAFHIVIMLVASFVERHRLSVARDHGLVESGKQLPLSIFILLPQFILMGTADAFLEVAKIEFFYDQAPEGMKSLGTSYSMTSLGVGSFISSFLLSTVSDITKKHGNHRGWILNNLNASHLDYYYAFFAILNLLNFIFFLFVSKFYVYKAEVSDSLAVLRQELEIGSKHRVTNSQEASTNTQVNGST, from the exons GGTATGTCACTACTAACACTAGCAGTATCAATCCATGGCCTAAAGCCACCTCCTTGTGCCAATCCAACTGCAACTGACTGCAAAAAAGCCTCCACACTTCAACTAGCTGTCTTCTTTGGTGCACTCTACACCTTAGCCGTCGGCACGGGTGGCACGAAGCCCAACATATCCACGATAGGCGCCGACCAATTCGACGAGTTTCACCCTAAggaaaaatcacaaaaacttTCATTTTTCAATTGGTGGATGTTCAGTATTTTCCTAGGGACACTCTTTGCTAACACTGTGCTTGTATACATTCAAGACAATGTGGGTTGGTCACTTGGATATGGGCTTCCAACATTGGGCCTTGCTATATCTATAATGATATTTTTGGCTGGATCAGCTTTTTATAGACATAAAAAGCCCAGAGGAAGCCCATTTACAAGAATGGCTAGAGTCGTTATTGCTGCATTAAGGAAATGGAATGTTCAAGTCCCTAGTGATCCAAAAGAGTTGTATGAGCTTGATTTGGGAGAATATACCAAGAATGGAAAAGTTAGAATTGACTCCACTCCTACTTTaag GTTTTTGAATAAAGCTTGTGTTAAAGTAGACACAACTGATCCATGGATGTTATGTTCAGTTACTCAAGTGGAAGAGACTAAGCAAATGCTAAGAATGATACCAATCTTGGTTGCTACATTCATTCCAAGCACAATGATAGCTCAAATCAACACACTTTTTGTCAAACAAGGTACAACCCTTAAGAGAAACATTGGTAATTTCAACATCCCTCCAGCTAGTCTAGGTGCTTTCGTTACCATATCGTTGCTAGTATCCGTTGTGCTGTATGACCGATTCTTCATGAAACTCGCGAAAAGATTGACGAAAAATCCAAGAGGTATAAACATACTTCAGAGAATGGGAATTGGAATGGCTTTCCATATTGTGATCATGTTAGTTGCATCGTTCGTTGAGAGGCATAGGCTTAGTGTAGCAAGGGATCATGGTCTAGTCGAAAGTGGAAAACAATTACCGTTATCCATATTCATTTTGTTACCTCAATTCATTCTTATGGGAACAGCTGATGCATTCTTGGAAGTAGCCAAGATTGAGTTTTTCTATGATCAAGCACCAGAAGGCATGAAAAGTCTAGGAACTTCTTATTCAATGACTAGTCTTGGTGTTGGGAGTTTCATTAGTAGCTTCTTGCTTTCGACAGTTTCTGATATTACCAAAAAGCATGGGAACCACAGAGGATGGATACTAAACAACCTGAATGCATCTCATCTTGACTATTACTACGCGTTCTTCGCGATACTCAACTTATTGAACTTCATCTTTTTCCTGTTTGTGAGCAAGTTTTATGTATACAAAGCTGAAGTCTCTGATTCACTGGCTGTGCTAAGGCAAGAATTGGAGATCGGATCGAAACATCGTGTAACTAATAGCCAAGAAGCTTCAACCAACACACAGGTTAATGGTTCTACATAG